Proteins found in one Camelus bactrianus isolate YW-2024 breed Bactrian camel chromosome X, ASM4877302v1, whole genome shotgun sequence genomic segment:
- the DCX gene encoding neuronal migration protein doublecortin, whose translation MELDFGHFDERDKASRNMRGSRMNGLPSPTHSAHCSFYRTRTLQALSNEKKAKKVRFYRNGDRYFKGIVYAVSSDRFRSFDALLADLTRSLSDNINLPQGVRYIYTIDGSRKIGSMDELEEGESYVCSSDNFFKKVEYTKNVNPNWSVNVKTSANMKAPQSLASSNSAQARENKDFVRPKLVTIIRSGVKPRKAVRVLLNKKTAHSFEQVLTDITEAIKLETGVVKKLYTLDGKQVGAFFFFFSK comes from the exons ATGGAACTTGATTTTGGACATTTTGACGAAAGAGATAAGGCATCCAGGAACATGCGAGGCTCGCGGATGAATGGGCTGCCTAGCCCCACTCACAGCGCCCATTGTAGCTTCTACCGAACCCGAACCTTGCAGGCACTGAGCAACGAGAAAAAAGCCAAGAAGGTACGTTTCTACCGCAATGGGGACCGCTACTTCAAGGGGATTGTGTACGCTGTGTCCTCTGACCGTTTTCGCAGCTTCGACGCCTTGCTGGCTGACCTGACACGATCTCTGTCTGACAACATCAACCTGCCTCAGGGAGTGCGTTACATTTACACCATTGATGGATCCAGGAAAATTGGAAGCATGGATGAACTCGAGGAAG ggGAAAGCTATGTTTGTTCCTCAGACAACTTCTTTAAAAAGGTGGAGTACACCAAGAATGTCAATCCCAACTGGTCGGTCAATGTGAAGACATCTGCCAATATGAAAGCCCCTCAGTCCCTGGCCAGCAGCAACAGTGCTCAGGCCAGAGAGAACAAGGACTTTGTGCGCCCCAAGCTGGTGACCATCATCCGCAGTGGGGTGAAGCCTCGGAAGGCTGTGCGTGTACTTCTGAACAAGAAGACAGCACACTCTTTTGAGCAAGTCCTCACTGACATCACCGAAGCCATCAAACTAGAGACTGGGGTCGTCAAAAAACTCTACACTCTGGATGGAAAACAGgtaggtgctttttttttttttttttccaaatga